ATGAATAGGCCCTTCCTCCTGGCAACGGTGGGCACGATGCTGTCGTTGATCGCGAGCCCAAGCTGGGCCGCCGATCCGGGCAACACCCCATCGGGGAACACCACGACGAGTGCGACCCTCCTGGAGCGCACGCCGCTCACGAAGAACGAACGTGCCCGGGCCGGGATCTGGGGCTTGTCTCTCGATGAGTGGCAGCGCTACCGAACCCTCATGGAAGGGATCCGCGGCAGCATCAGCCCCGGGACCATCTCGCCCATAGAGGTCCTCGGGATCCACGCGCGCGATGAGGCCGAGCGCCGCAGGTACGCCGAGCAGTGGGCCGTGATGATGGTAAGCGCCAGAGAATCGGCCTTCTTGCAAAGGGGCCTGACGTGACAAAGCCCCACACGCATCCCTGCACATGGGGCTTTACGGAAAGTCGCACCGGATGACGTCTCCTTGTCGGTCGGCGTTCAACATTCCCTGTCAGCTTCAAATTTACGGCTTACGCCTTCAGAGCGCAAATCACTCTGTTCGTGACATACGCTATCGCGCTTAATCCGACCCGGCGGTCAAGCGGACATTCCACGGCAGCAGCGTCTCGATGTGCTCCACGGTATCCGCGGCACCGATATGGGTGAGTACGTGCTCGAGATAGGCAAAGGGTTCGAGCCCGTTGGCCTTGGCCGTTTCGATCAGACTGTAGCAGGTTGCGCTCGCCCGCGCGCCTCGCGGGGTGTCGGCAAACAGCCAGTTGCGCCGGTTATGCAAACGTTTGCATAACCGGCGTTGAACTAAACCGCTCCGCGGTAGCTCCCCTTCGATAGACGCCGGCGGTTCTTCCGTCGTCAACACTCTCAGTTGACCCGATGTGGGTCTGACGGAGAGGAGAGACGACGATGACACCCTTGCGGCAGCAGATGATTGATGCCATGCGTCAGCGTGGCTTTTCAGTGCGTACCCATCAGAGTTACCTGGCAGCGGTTACCGCCCTGGCGCGGTACTACGGGCGTTCGCCGAGTCAGTTGAGCGTCGAAGAGCTGGAGGCCTGGTTCAGGTATCTGGCCGTCGAGCGTTCGCTATCCGGTTCGACCTGCCGGGTTCACCACGGTGCGGTGCGCTTCCTCTATGTGCAGGTGCTGAAGTGGCCGTCGTTCGATGTGTCCTTCGTGGTGCCGAAGCGGGCCCAACGGATCCCCGAGTTGCTGAACCGCGATGAGGTAGGGCGGATCCTGAACGCCTGTACCAACCCCAAGCACCGCATGCTGCTTCAGACCTGCTACGGCTGCGGCCTGCGGGTAAGCGAGGTGGTGCGAGTGCGGGTGCGTGATATCGATGGCGAACGCGGGCTGCTGCGCATCGAGCAGGGCAAAGGGGCGAAGGACCGGCTGGTCACTCTTTCGCCCGGCCTGCTTCACGCGCTGCGCCGTTACTGGGCGGTTTACCGCCCCACGTGGCTCTTTCCCAGCGGAAGCGATACGACGACCCCTCTCAGTATCGCCAGCGCCCAGCGGGTGTTCCGTCGCGCCAAGAACCGGGCCAGAGTGGAGAAGATCGGCGGCATCCACAGCCTGCGTCACGCCTATGCGACCCATCAACTGGAGAGCGGCCTGCCGGTGCACCGGCTGCAACGCCTGCTCGGCCACGGCAACCTGCAATCGACGATGCGCTACGTGCATTGGGTACCCGAGCAGCGCGGCGCTGCGCAGGGGGTGTCCGATCTGATCGCGGGACTGGGGGTGGGTCATGACTGAGGCGGCCACTGTGCAAGGGATTCTGAACCGCTTCCTGCGCGCTGACACGCTGGATTACCAGCGGCGCAAGGTCTGTGGCCATCTGCAGGCCTGCCGAACCGAGGCGATGGGCGGGGTGCGGCTGCGCTGCGGCGCGTGCGGTGACGAAGAGGTTTGGTATCACGGTTGCCGCGACCGGCACTGCCCGCAGTGCCAGGGACGGGCGACCCGCCAATGGGCCGCGCGTCAGCAGGGGCACATCCTGCCGGTGACCTATTACCATCTGGTCTTCACCCTGCCACATATCCTCAACGGCTGGGTGGCACTGCACCCGGAGGTGATCTACCGCCTGCTCTTTCAGGCGGCCTGGTCCACCCTCAAGGCGTTCGGCCAGGATCCCAAGCGTCTGGGCGGTGAGATGGGCATGAGCGCGGTGCTGCACACCTGGGGCCAGAACCTGAGCCGCCATGTGCACCTGCACTGCCTGGTACCGGGCGGGGCGCTGGGCGGTGACGGCCAGTGGCGGGCGGCGAAGAGCACCTACCTGTTTCCGGTCAAGGCGCTCTCGCGGCACTTCCGGGGCGGATGGTGACCCGGCTGCGCCAGGCCGCGACCCAGGGCGACCTGCACCGTGTCACGCGCGACGGCGAGGTCGATGCCGTACTCGACGCCTTGATGGCCGTTGACTGGGTGGTCTACACCAAACACTGTCTCGACCATACCGCCACCGTCGTCGACTACCTGGCCCGTTACACCCACCGCATCGCGATCACCCCAGCGCGGATCCTCGCGGTCGACGACGAACGGGTGACCATCCGGTACAAGGACTACCGCGACCGTGACCGACATAAGACATTGTCCCTGGAGGGCGAAGAGTTCGTGCGCCGCTTCCTGATGCATGTCCTGCCGAAAGGGCTGATGCGCATTCGTCACTTCGGCTTCCTGGCCAACCGCGGCCGCCGGGAGAAGCTCGCCCGGATCCGTGAGGCCCTGGCCGCCCCCGTCCCGCCGGAGACCGACGACGGCACCGCACACCACGACGGTGTCGACTATGCCTGCCCGCAGTGCCGGACCGGGCGACTGCACGTGATCGCGCAGATTGCGCCCGGTCGGTCCCTCTGGAGACCGCCCGACACGCAACACTGAGGCCGTAGAACAGGATAAAGGCCCGCGGTCTTGACCAAGGTGGGACGGCCCCGCAGCCGGGCCGCGGTTGCGCTCGTCCGGACATTGGATTTTGCGCCGAAATGGCGAGAGAATAACCACCCATCGCACATCGCAGGGACCGAAGACATGGACGAAGACGCCTCACCGGCCACGACCACCGCCCCGATCTGCGCCACCGCCGGCGCATCGCACCCACCCCGCGTAATACATTTCCCTATAGATCAGTCCGTGCCGGTCTGATGGGCGGCTTAGTCCAACAGACATTTATCCGCCATGCTGCGCACGGCGGATAAATGCTTATTAGATGTAGAGTTCATAAGCGAGCTCACGATCGCCGTCTTGAATGGTCACCAAAACAAGAAGGCCAAATTAGAGCATTATTATCAAGTATATGAGGAAACATTTGAGCATGGATCGCATGTCAAGAAAGTTTTCCGAGATGTTCTTGGCGAATTAAGTCAGGTACTTCCGGATCTGGCAAAAACAAGATGGAGTAAAAAGACCGATTTCTATACCCTTTTTTTGGTTCTGGCGAAGTACGGCGCTTTTATACCACTGTCTTCGGACAGAAGAGAGTTGGCGGGAAGAATGTTGCGCGAGTTTGGCTCCCAAATTGATGACTTTGTGAGCGCTGATGATGCGGTCAAGCACCAGCTGCCGCAAGATGTTCGTGACTACGGAGCGGGGATTCGAGCTAGTACTGATCTAGGAAGTAGAAAGCGACGTTTTGAGGCCCTGGAAAGCACGCTCAGTGTCGTCTTTGCGTGAAAAAGGGACGGAGGGATTAAAGCTTAATTTCTCCGCCCCCTTTTCCCCTCGCGGACCTCAGGGATCCCCTCATTTCACGCGGCTGCGTGGTAAGTACCTGATTTGCGGTTAGAGCCGGCGAAACTCGGACGGACTTGGCATCTGTAACCCATTGATTCTACGGCTGATAAAAAATGAGGGGATCCCTGAGCTCGCGAACGGGTCTCCATGGCATCAGCCGTCATTGGTGAGCCTCATGCAGATTCTACTCACCACCATGTCCAGGGCAAGGCTGTCCATCCCCTCACGGCTTGGCGCCGAGAGGTTTCGCTAATAGAAGAAGCGAGCGCATTTGAGAATACTGTTCCTTCAGCATTTCATGAACTGCTGAATTGTTTCTTTTCTGGCCAAGCAAAACCCCACGGTACAGGTAACGCGCGCGGTGACGCGGCTACTGTACCTGTATGAGCGACTGCCGCCCGCGCTGCTTTCAAGGCCGTTTGCCCGCTAGGCTTGACGTGTCCCTCTGCACTGCGGGAAACGCGTACAGCCCAAGAACGTGAAGCCCGCGTTTGCACCTTTCTTGGCGGTCCTCAGGACCATCTCGCTTCCGCACTTCGGGCACCTGGAGGCGGTCCCCGGCGCGCCTGTGTCAAGGATATGGGAGGGGCTTATCCAGGAGGCCACCCCGAGCATCCGCCCGAGAC
The Gammaproteobacteria bacterium DNA segment above includes these coding regions:
- a CDS encoding site-specific integrase, which encodes MTPLRQQMIDAMRQRGFSVRTHQSYLAAVTALARYYGRSPSQLSVEELEAWFRYLAVERSLSGSTCRVHHGAVRFLYVQVLKWPSFDVSFVVPKRAQRIPELLNRDEVGRILNACTNPKHRMLLQTCYGCGLRVSEVVRVRVRDIDGERGLLRIEQGKGAKDRLVTLSPGLLHALRRYWAVYRPTWLFPSGSDTTTPLSIASAQRVFRRAKNRARVEKIGGIHSLRHAYATHQLESGLPVHRLQRLLGHGNLQSTMRYVHWVPEQRGAAQGVSDLIAGLGVGHD